A single Hylaeus volcanicus isolate JK05 unplaced genomic scaffold, UHH_iyHylVolc1.0_haploid 12221, whole genome shotgun sequence DNA region contains:
- the LOC128883391 gene encoding probable NADPH:adrenodoxin oxidoreductase, mitochondrial isoform X2 produces the protein MCHVPIDSSNQDGFSSIALKTLRCTYDSVVLATGTEEVRRLNIPYRYLNGIISGDHFMKWCNGFASNEKSDKQFNLYKFPSKPKSHDVWTVQRFIQQTTFLHGAVQRMNPNTPKNPHILIIGLGNVALDVARLLLKREPLPLLPPHISALLPELHAKRITIMGRKNLLLNRFSPTQLREILSLPYVNISRNELLECVTPKSRSERKTYQLLKSIPFRDHVLDKMGEPSLNFLGECEPVKYGYSNANPSWVSHLCYKHKTSMASLPADIVVECLGYASNAKFPDSLHVYETFSFSSNKASKAVCPVFRTGWCKTGSTGALPDTITDAVCTAHHVQMCLKKVFCV, from the exons ATGTGTCATGTCCCAATTGATTCTTCAAACCAAGACGGTTTCTCAAGTATCGCGTTGAAAACATTAAGGTGTACATATGACAGTGTCGTTTTAGCTACTGGAACGGAAG AGGTCAGACGCTTAAATATACCctatcgatatttaaatggaataatCTCAGGAGATCATTTTATGAAATGGTGCAATGGTTTTGCATCTAATGAAAAAAgtgataaacaatttaatttatacaaattcccTTCAAAACCTAAAAGTCATGATGTATGGACTGTTCAACGCTTCATTCAACAAACAACGTTTCTACACGGGGCAGTTCAAAGAATGAATCCCAACACTCCAAAAAACCCTCACATTCTTATTATAGG CTTAGGAAATGTTGCACTGGATGTTGCAAGACTTTTATTAAAG CGTGAGCCTCTTCCTTTGTTACCACCACATATTTCAGCACTATTACCTGAACTTCACGCTAAACGTATCACTATCATGggaagaaaaaatttattgctAAATCGTTTTTCTCCAACTCAACTTCGAGAA ATTCTTTCGTTGCCTTATGTTAACATTTCTCGTAATGAATTGCTGGAGTGTGTTACTCCCAAG AGTCGTTCGGAAAGAAAAACATAccaattattaaaaagcaTCCCGTTTCGTGATCAT GTTCTTGACAAAATGGGTGAACcctctttaaattttttaggGGAGTGTGAACCGGTTAAGTATGGTTATTCAAATGCCAATCCTTCGTGGGTTTCTCATCtttgttataaacataaaacgAGTATGGCCTCGCTACCTGCGGACATTGTTGTCGAGTGCTTGGGGTACGCCTCTAATGCCAAATTCCCTGACTCTTTACATgtttatgaaacattttccttttcatct AACAAAGCAAGCAAGGCGGTATGTCCCGTCTTTCGTACGGGATGGTGTAAAACAGGATCTACTGGAGCGTTACCTGATACCATTACGGATGCTGTA TGTACAGCACATCACGTTCAAATGTGTTTAAAGAAAGTCTTTTGTGtttaa
- the LOC128883444 gene encoding uncharacterized protein LOC128883444 isoform X1 gives MASCHESGHNISFTSVGLLWTLAESLIRRYTLLKENTNAQPSFLPILPNHAYRALNFSLATQQFHIPLGLHSPLEEQEQLSRTVIIIFHLFKYHALDSRIEVRNCALKSLLVAYEEILQKSSNHHAIFKHCVSQIILHVLKDCVSTYKLLMEHEPFFEKQMPANDGSLHHHSRDSQIKLWNETFTILFDAVTRLIHYCISCVSSETFFDESHKFLKNTCDTAIKFPKYILLNCAENPSTSPQVIAACLSFVVVVITKSIECNFLSFSLLEPYWVLFEKFITALWSFSVIPNQIVDHLIGAVTKLCLNVLPFFFKKNVERCTRLLAACVSSIHYAVHIAQMPELNFSKDHPYRSEQHVESIFPSLKLCEKIILSGAFFFNKYDTYFFKHILTVMKSDQLLEFLRTTFSYPDDVKTGDSLDKCFKNSCFFNQNIFKNLVFQSNDFNPSTLPDPPIRTNYSYSSIPADFCTPIRKTELSESPFEEKISIQSMHGNEETLEGNNTENVMPLEFFSTCTSLKLKHESLDDETYNYTLEYKKLCRNDQNNPFDDDYVSLPSWLIPELCISLKDHPELSKQFCQIIKIKRRLRVARKKILTIDSYFELLEGHFPWEQLLILSPYLWLTVLKKSFSYFFSCERLLGNPNFLVKTFRFINSVTRIQRRCYFHISTLKTNSDDVFFGLVILTYKLCTQLISLIIFLRGFHALSHQSYVYEAVIQTFLDLKVFLDYVFQDTRNFPSNLLDLLEVLSIPLMALLDTWLSFQKIISPSSSSPQNFLNNNISDLFPFLAKILLIKQGRPCNAMIPSKLNNLLAFSLICFLENISVSKYSPYNQNVPVLGLAVLFHIAKAYGNHGMLPLNASLEKDSTNQHVDNYTLVQRQYYIIIVCLINRIRTLFDDYVKEENDSGQCPVPRYRLEQVCLALVKIRELDPLLHTINVFKLKDNERTLALTHFFFVKSLGSSVPQPFKQTFVLELFPDLIPLISSKDKAVRHHVIQLMQCLVPHFLKFPTD, from the exons ATGGCTTCCTGTCACGAATCGGGtcataatatttcttttacttcGGTTGGGTTATTATGGACTTTGGCTGAAAGTCTTATTCGGCGCTATACTCTTCTTAAAGAGAATACCAATGCTCAACCATCGTTTCTACCAATTTTACCAAATCACGCTTATCGTGCACTAAATTTCTCCTTAGCAACTCAACAATTTCATATACCACTTGGTTTGCATTCTCCACTAGAAGAACAAGAACAACTTTCACGAACGGTAATAATCATTTTCCATCTCTTTAAATATCACGCTCTTGATTCACGCATTGAAGTACGGAATTGTGCCTTGAAAAGTTTACTTGTTGCTTATGaagaaattcttcaaaaatctTCAAACCATCACGCCATTTTTAAACATTGTGTGTCTCAAATAATTCTTCATGTTTTGAAAGACTGCGTCTCAACCTATAAACTCCTTATGGAACATGAacctttttttgaaaaacaaatgccTGCTAACGATGGGTCTCTACATCATCACTCACGTGACTCACAGATCAAATTATGGAATGAAacctttactattttatttgatgct GTTACTCGATTAATTCACTATTGTATAAGTTGTGTATcttctgaaacatttttcgatgagtctcacaaatttttaaagaatactTGTGACACTGCCATCAAATTTcctaaatatattcttttaaattgtgcCGAAAATCCTTCGACTTCACCGCAAG tTATTGCAGCATGTTTGTCGTTTGTTGTCGTGGTAATTACTAAAAGCATtgaatgcaattttttatctttttctttattggaGCCGTATTGGgttttatttgagaaattcaTCACAGCGTTATGGTCTTTTTCGGTCATACCAAACCAAATTGTGGATCATTTAATTGGAGCTGTAACCAAATTATGTTTAAAtgttcttcctttcttttttaaaaaaaacgtagAAAGATGTACTCGACTTTTGGCTGCTTGTGTTTCCTCAATTCATTACGCCGTTCATATTGCACAAATGcctgaattgaatttttctaaagatCATCCATATCGTTCAGAACAACATGTTGAAAGCATTTTTCCATCCTTAAAACTAtgtgaaaaaattattctttccggtgcttttttttttaacaaatatgacacgtatttttttaaacatattttaaccGTAATGAAATCTGATCAATTGTTAGAGTTTCTTCGGACTACTTTTTCTTATCCCGACGACGTAAAAACTGGTGATTCTTTGGACAAAtgctttaaaaattcttgtttttttaatcaaaatattttcaaaaatttagtCTTCCAATCAAATGATTTCAATCCATCGACTTTGCCTGACCCTCCAATACGAACAAATTACTCATATTCTTCTATTCCAGCAGATTTTTGTACCCCAATAAGAAAAACCGAATTATCTGAAAGCccttttgaagaaaaaatttcaatacaaAGCATGCATGGTAACGAAGAAACCTTGGAAGGAAACAATACAGAAAACGTTATGccacttgaatttttttctacctgcacaagtttgaaattaaaacatgaATCTCTTGATGATGAGACTTATAATTACACtttggaatataaaaaattgtgtcGAAACGATCAAAATAATCCATTTGATGACGATTACGTTTCACTACCCTCTTGGCTAATTCCAGAGTTGTGCATCTCGTTAAAGGACCATCCAGAACTCTCTAAACAATTTTGtcaaatcattaaaattaaacggcGTCTACGTGTtgcaagaaagaaaatactcACAATCGATTCTTATTTCGAACTTTTAGAGGGGCATTTTCCTTGGGAACAATTGTTGATTTTATCCCCTTATCTTTGGCTaactgttttaaaaaaa tctttttcttactttttttcaTGCGAACGTCTCTTAGGAAACCCTAATTTTCTGGtgaaaacgtttcgatttattaattctgtaaCACGAATTCAAAG ACGttgttattttcatatttctacaCTGAAAACAAACTCTGATGATGTTTTTTTCGGTCTTGTCATCCTTACATATAAGCTTTGTACTCAACTGATTTCACTTATTATCTTCTTACGTGGTTTCCATGCTCTATCCCATCAAAGTTATGTTTACGAAGCTGTGATTCAGACCTTTTTAGATCTTAAAGTGTTTTTGGATTACGTTTTCCAAGACACCCGAAATTTTCCGTCAAACCTCTTAGATCTTCTAGAGGTTTTATCCATTCCTTTAATGGCTTTGTTAGACACATGGTTAagctttcaaaaaattatatctccTTCGTCTTCTTCACCTCAG aatttcttgaataataaCATAAGTGatcttttcccatttttagcaaaaatcttattaataaagcagGGTAGACCGTGTAACGCAATGATACCTTCAAAACTTAATAACCTTTTAGCTTTCTCTCTC ATTTGTTTTTTAGAGAACATTTCCGTTAGTAAATACTCCCCATATAATCAAAACGTGCCTGTACTAGGGCTTGCTGT ATTATTTCATATTGCCAAAGCGTATGGGAACCATGGAATGCTACCTCTCAATGCTTCACTTGAAAAGGATTCTACTAATCAACATGTTGATAATTATACACTGGTACAGCGGCAATACTACATTATTATAGTTTGTTTGATAAATCGTATAAGAACACTTTTTGATGATTATGTGAAGGAAGAGAACGACAGTGGTCAG TGTCCAGTGCCACGTTACCGTTTAGAACAAGTCTGTTTAGCTTTAGTAAAAATTAGAGAACTTGATCCACTTCTCcatacaataaatgttttcaagCTTAAAGATAATGAAAGAACTTTAGCGctaacacattttttttttgtaaaatcttTGGGATCTTCTGTGCCTCAACCTTTCaaacaaacatttgttttGGAGCTTTTTCCTGACTTAATACCATTAATTTCTAGTAAAGACaa AGCTGTTCGACACCACGTAATTCAGCTTATGCAATGTTTAGTacctcattttttaaaattcccgaCGGATTaa
- the LOC128883445 gene encoding ER lumen protein-retaining receptor-like, translated as MTALSSICKDPIKRKKWIETHQSSLKAWIGFFVTAVIIFFVFSDGDFSFLLTLSSFIGMFTFLMVIFNIEKAKTSQGVSLKMFDCYVVLLFFRLFSIVFYEGYLPYDRTGDWLYQTIEGLTFIFASTISYLCRVRYADSYDYESDRLNPLYLIIPSFLLSLLIHPALNASIPADISWTFALFLETTSCLPQLFMFQKQQKVEPFTTHFLAGQALSKVVSFLFWLSCYSELNDPTRKLNSYVGVWVIVMQVIQLLVMGDFIHHYIRCVSRGVPVEFLLTENV; from the exons ATGACAGCCCTATCATCCATTTGTAAAGATCccatcaaaagaaaaaaatggataGAAACTCATCAGAGTAGTTTGAAAGCATGGATAGGATTTTTTGTAACGGcagttataattttttttgttttttcggatggcgatttttcatttttattaacattatcaAGTTTTATAGGAATGTTTACATTTCTGATGGTTATCTTTAACATTGAAAAAGCCAAAACAAGCCAAggagtttcattaaaaatgtttgattgttatgttgttttacttttttttcgtttgttttcaatAGTTTTTTACGAAGG TTATCTTCCTTATGATCGAACTGGAGATTGGTTATATCAAACCATTGAGGgactgacgtttatttttgcatCAACTATAAGCTACTTATGTCGTGTGCGTTATGCGGATTCTTATGATTACGAGAGTGACCGGCTTAATCCACTTTATCTTATCATTCCAAGTTTTTTGCTTTCGTTACTAATTCATCCAGCTCTGAATGCCTCTATACCAGCAGAC ATATCATGGACGTTTGCCTTATTTCTTGAAACAACAAGTTGTCTCCCTCAACTTTTCATGTTTCAAAAACAA cAAAAAGTCGAACCCTTCACTACTCATTTTTTAGCAGGGCAAGCTTTATCAAag gttgtctcatttttattctggCTTTCTTGTTATAGTGAACTGAATGATCCTACTCGAAAG cTTAATTCTTATGTCGGAGTTTGGGTGATTGTTATGCAG GTTATACAGTTATTAGTGATGGGAGATTTCATTCATCATTATATACGCTg TGTAAGCCGAGGAGTTCccgttgaatttcttttaacagaaaatgtttaa
- the LOC128883444 gene encoding uncharacterized protein LOC128883444 isoform X2 — protein MASCHESGHNISFTSVGLLWTLAESLIRRYTLLKENTNAQPSFLPILPNHAYRALNFSLATQQFHIPLGLHSPLEEQEQLSRTVIIIFHLFKYHALDSRIEVRNCALKSLLVAYEEILQKSSNHHAIFKHCVSQIILHVLKDCVSTYKLLMEHEPFFEKQMPANDGSLHHHSRDSQIKLWNETFTILFDAVTRLIHYCISCVSSETFFDESHKFLKNTCDTAIKFPKYILLNCAENPSTSPQVIAACLSFVVVVITKSIECNFLSFSLLEPYWVLFEKFITALWSFSVIPNQIVDHLIGAVTKLCLNVLPFFFKKNVERCTRLLAACVSSIHYAVHIAQMPELNFSKDHPYRSEQHVESIFPSLKLCEKIILSGAFFFNKYDTYFFKHILTVMKSDQLLEFLRTTFSYPDDVKTGDSLDKCFKNSCFFNQNIFKNLVFQSNDFNPSTLPDPPIRTNYSYSSIPADFCTPIRKTELSESPFEEKISIQSMHGNEETLEGNNTENVMPLEFFSTCTSLKLKHESLDDETYNYTLEYKKLCRNDQNNPFDDDYVSLPSWLIPELCISLKDHPELSKQFCQIIKIKRRLRVARKKILTIDSYFELLEGHFPWEQLLILSPYLWLTVLKKSFSYFFSCERLLGNPNFLVKTFRFINSVTRIQRRCYFHISTLKTNSDDVFFGLVILTYKLCTQLISLIIFLRGFHALSHQSYVYEAVIQTFLDLKVFLDYVFQDTRNFPSNLLDLLEVLSIPLMALLDTWLSFQKIISPSSSSPQNFLNNNISDLFPFLAKILLIKQENISVSKYSPYNQNVPVLGLAVLFHIAKAYGNHGMLPLNASLEKDSTNQHVDNYTLVQRQYYIIIVCLINRIRTLFDDYVKEENDSGQCPVPRYRLEQVCLALVKIRELDPLLHTINVFKLKDNERTLALTHFFFVKSLGSSVPQPFKQTFVLELFPDLIPLISSKDKAVRHHVIQLMQCLVPHFLKFPTD, from the exons ATGGCTTCCTGTCACGAATCGGGtcataatatttcttttacttcGGTTGGGTTATTATGGACTTTGGCTGAAAGTCTTATTCGGCGCTATACTCTTCTTAAAGAGAATACCAATGCTCAACCATCGTTTCTACCAATTTTACCAAATCACGCTTATCGTGCACTAAATTTCTCCTTAGCAACTCAACAATTTCATATACCACTTGGTTTGCATTCTCCACTAGAAGAACAAGAACAACTTTCACGAACGGTAATAATCATTTTCCATCTCTTTAAATATCACGCTCTTGATTCACGCATTGAAGTACGGAATTGTGCCTTGAAAAGTTTACTTGTTGCTTATGaagaaattcttcaaaaatctTCAAACCATCACGCCATTTTTAAACATTGTGTGTCTCAAATAATTCTTCATGTTTTGAAAGACTGCGTCTCAACCTATAAACTCCTTATGGAACATGAacctttttttgaaaaacaaatgccTGCTAACGATGGGTCTCTACATCATCACTCACGTGACTCACAGATCAAATTATGGAATGAAacctttactattttatttgatgct GTTACTCGATTAATTCACTATTGTATAAGTTGTGTATcttctgaaacatttttcgatgagtctcacaaatttttaaagaatactTGTGACACTGCCATCAAATTTcctaaatatattcttttaaattgtgcCGAAAATCCTTCGACTTCACCGCAAG tTATTGCAGCATGTTTGTCGTTTGTTGTCGTGGTAATTACTAAAAGCATtgaatgcaattttttatctttttctttattggaGCCGTATTGGgttttatttgagaaattcaTCACAGCGTTATGGTCTTTTTCGGTCATACCAAACCAAATTGTGGATCATTTAATTGGAGCTGTAACCAAATTATGTTTAAAtgttcttcctttcttttttaaaaaaaacgtagAAAGATGTACTCGACTTTTGGCTGCTTGTGTTTCCTCAATTCATTACGCCGTTCATATTGCACAAATGcctgaattgaatttttctaaagatCATCCATATCGTTCAGAACAACATGTTGAAAGCATTTTTCCATCCTTAAAACTAtgtgaaaaaattattctttccggtgcttttttttttaacaaatatgacacgtatttttttaaacatattttaaccGTAATGAAATCTGATCAATTGTTAGAGTTTCTTCGGACTACTTTTTCTTATCCCGACGACGTAAAAACTGGTGATTCTTTGGACAAAtgctttaaaaattcttgtttttttaatcaaaatattttcaaaaatttagtCTTCCAATCAAATGATTTCAATCCATCGACTTTGCCTGACCCTCCAATACGAACAAATTACTCATATTCTTCTATTCCAGCAGATTTTTGTACCCCAATAAGAAAAACCGAATTATCTGAAAGCccttttgaagaaaaaatttcaatacaaAGCATGCATGGTAACGAAGAAACCTTGGAAGGAAACAATACAGAAAACGTTATGccacttgaatttttttctacctgcacaagtttgaaattaaaacatgaATCTCTTGATGATGAGACTTATAATTACACtttggaatataaaaaattgtgtcGAAACGATCAAAATAATCCATTTGATGACGATTACGTTTCACTACCCTCTTGGCTAATTCCAGAGTTGTGCATCTCGTTAAAGGACCATCCAGAACTCTCTAAACAATTTTGtcaaatcattaaaattaaacggcGTCTACGTGTtgcaagaaagaaaatactcACAATCGATTCTTATTTCGAACTTTTAGAGGGGCATTTTCCTTGGGAACAATTGTTGATTTTATCCCCTTATCTTTGGCTaactgttttaaaaaaa tctttttcttactttttttcaTGCGAACGTCTCTTAGGAAACCCTAATTTTCTGGtgaaaacgtttcgatttattaattctgtaaCACGAATTCAAAG ACGttgttattttcatatttctacaCTGAAAACAAACTCTGATGATGTTTTTTTCGGTCTTGTCATCCTTACATATAAGCTTTGTACTCAACTGATTTCACTTATTATCTTCTTACGTGGTTTCCATGCTCTATCCCATCAAAGTTATGTTTACGAAGCTGTGATTCAGACCTTTTTAGATCTTAAAGTGTTTTTGGATTACGTTTTCCAAGACACCCGAAATTTTCCGTCAAACCTCTTAGATCTTCTAGAGGTTTTATCCATTCCTTTAATGGCTTTGTTAGACACATGGTTAagctttcaaaaaattatatctccTTCGTCTTCTTCACCTCAG aatttcttgaataataaCATAAGTGatcttttcccatttttagcaaaaatcttattaataaagcagG AGAACATTTCCGTTAGTAAATACTCCCCATATAATCAAAACGTGCCTGTACTAGGGCTTGCTGT ATTATTTCATATTGCCAAAGCGTATGGGAACCATGGAATGCTACCTCTCAATGCTTCACTTGAAAAGGATTCTACTAATCAACATGTTGATAATTATACACTGGTACAGCGGCAATACTACATTATTATAGTTTGTTTGATAAATCGTATAAGAACACTTTTTGATGATTATGTGAAGGAAGAGAACGACAGTGGTCAG TGTCCAGTGCCACGTTACCGTTTAGAACAAGTCTGTTTAGCTTTAGTAAAAATTAGAGAACTTGATCCACTTCTCcatacaataaatgttttcaagCTTAAAGATAATGAAAGAACTTTAGCGctaacacattttttttttgtaaaatcttTGGGATCTTCTGTGCCTCAACCTTTCaaacaaacatttgttttGGAGCTTTTTCCTGACTTAATACCATTAATTTCTAGTAAAGACaa AGCTGTTCGACACCACGTAATTCAGCTTATGCAATGTTTAGTacctcattttttaaaattcccgaCGGATTaa
- the LOC128883391 gene encoding uncharacterized protein LOC128883391 isoform X1: MRLQVNILFANACSLYLKQSKRPWFSHKKFVCNQSRKPRVAIVGTGPAGIYCGKTLIHLFRHRIEIDFYEKCLTPYGLLRFGIAPDHRELRAAAREFDTLLYSRQNHVRFFNGVNVVDCPPFQASMCHVPIDSSNQDGFSSIALKTLRCTYDSVVLATGTEEVRRLNIPYRYLNGIISGDHFMKWCNGFASNEKSDKQFNLYKFPSKPKSHDVWTVQRFIQQTTFLHGAVQRMNPNTPKNPHILIIGLGNVALDVARLLLKREPLPLLPPHISALLPELHAKRITIMGRKNLLLNRFSPTQLREILSLPYVNISRNELLECVTPKSRSERKTYQLLKSIPFRDHVLDKMGEPSLNFLGECEPVKYGYSNANPSWVSHLCYKHKTSMASLPADIVVECLGYASNAKFPDSLHVYETFSFSSNKASKAVCPVFRTGWCKTGSTGALPDTITDAVCTAHHVQMCLKKVFCV; this comes from the exons ATGCGTTTAcaagtaaacattttatttgcaaatgcCTGTTCGCTTTATCTAAAACAATCTAAGCGTCCCTGGTTTTCTCATAAGAAATTTGTGTGCAATCAATCAAGAAAACCACGCGTTGCTATTGTGGGTACTGGTCCAGCCGGTATTTATTGTGGTAAAACattaattcatttgtttcgTCATCGTATAgag ATAGATTTTTACGAGAAATGTTTAACTCCTTATGGACTTCTTCGTTTTGGAATAGCACCTGATCATAGGGAGTTACGGGCTGCTGCTAGGGAATTTGACACTCTTTTATATTCCCGTCAAAATCATGTTCGTTtttttaatggtgttaatgtCGTTGATTGCCCACCTTTTCAAGCGTCAATGTGTCATGTCCCAATTGATTCTTCAAACCAAGACGGTTTCTCAAGTATCGCGTTGAAAACATTAAGGTGTACATATGACAGTGTCGTTTTAGCTACTGGAACGGAAG AGGTCAGACGCTTAAATATACCctatcgatatttaaatggaataatCTCAGGAGATCATTTTATGAAATGGTGCAATGGTTTTGCATCTAATGAAAAAAgtgataaacaatttaatttatacaaattcccTTCAAAACCTAAAAGTCATGATGTATGGACTGTTCAACGCTTCATTCAACAAACAACGTTTCTACACGGGGCAGTTCAAAGAATGAATCCCAACACTCCAAAAAACCCTCACATTCTTATTATAGG CTTAGGAAATGTTGCACTGGATGTTGCAAGACTTTTATTAAAG CGTGAGCCTCTTCCTTTGTTACCACCACATATTTCAGCACTATTACCTGAACTTCACGCTAAACGTATCACTATCATGggaagaaaaaatttattgctAAATCGTTTTTCTCCAACTCAACTTCGAGAA ATTCTTTCGTTGCCTTATGTTAACATTTCTCGTAATGAATTGCTGGAGTGTGTTACTCCCAAG AGTCGTTCGGAAAGAAAAACATAccaattattaaaaagcaTCCCGTTTCGTGATCAT GTTCTTGACAAAATGGGTGAACcctctttaaattttttaggGGAGTGTGAACCGGTTAAGTATGGTTATTCAAATGCCAATCCTTCGTGGGTTTCTCATCtttgttataaacataaaacgAGTATGGCCTCGCTACCTGCGGACATTGTTGTCGAGTGCTTGGGGTACGCCTCTAATGCCAAATTCCCTGACTCTTTACATgtttatgaaacattttccttttcatct AACAAAGCAAGCAAGGCGGTATGTCCCGTCTTTCGTACGGGATGGTGTAAAACAGGATCTACTGGAGCGTTACCTGATACCATTACGGATGCTGTA TGTACAGCACATCACGTTCAAATGTGTTTAAAGAAAGTCTTTTGTGtttaa